Proteins from a genomic interval of Caldilineales bacterium:
- a CDS encoding ATP-binding cassette domain-containing protein, with amino-acid sequence MGSHPAHALTTTALTTAPAAPAERTTTMPNPTISLSHLKKSFGDVQAVVDVSFEVFPGEIFGLLGPNGAGKTTSIRMMLDIFRPDAGEALVFGGRMDEAKKNRIGYMPEDRGLYKDQKLEQVLVYLATLKGLDEKTARQRLVGWLKRLDLFDHRQKRVQDLSKGMQQKAQLIATLIHEPDLIVVDEPFSGLDPVNTRLVIQIMAEQRQAGRTILMSTHQMHQVEALCNRIVLIDRGRSVLYGPVDEIKRRFASDAVVVRGEGDFGQLPGVLEARQVDGSWHLALAPGVSAQAVLRGLAAGDGYRVERFELAEPSLDDIFITVVQGQRTAEEAARG; translated from the coding sequence ATGGGGTCGCACCCTGCCCATGCCCTAACCACCACCGCCCTCACCACCGCGCCCGCCGCCCCAGCCGAACGCACGACAACCATGCCAAACCCGACCATTTCCCTCTCCCACCTGAAGAAGAGCTTCGGTGATGTACAGGCTGTGGTCGATGTCTCGTTCGAGGTCTTCCCCGGCGAGATCTTCGGGCTGCTCGGCCCCAACGGCGCCGGCAAGACCACCAGCATCCGCATGATGCTCGACATCTTCCGACCCGACGCCGGCGAGGCCCTGGTCTTTGGCGGCAGGATGGACGAGGCCAAGAAGAACCGCATCGGCTACATGCCCGAAGACCGGGGGCTGTACAAAGACCAGAAATTGGAACAGGTGCTGGTTTATCTGGCGACGCTGAAAGGGCTGGACGAGAAGACCGCCCGGCAGAGGCTGGTCGGCTGGCTGAAGCGGTTGGATCTTTTCGACCACCGCCAGAAACGGGTGCAGGATCTGAGCAAAGGTATGCAGCAGAAGGCCCAGCTCATCGCCACGCTGATCCACGAGCCGGACCTGATCGTGGTCGACGAACCGTTTTCGGGTCTCGACCCGGTGAACACCCGCCTGGTGATCCAGATCATGGCCGAACAGCGCCAGGCCGGGCGCACCATCCTCATGTCCACCCACCAGATGCACCAGGTCGAGGCGCTGTGCAATCGCATCGTCCTCATCGACCGGGGCCGTTCGGTGCTCTATGGGCCGGTGGATGAGATCAAGCGCCGCTTCGCCAGCGATGCCGTGGTGGTGAGGGGGGAGGGCGATTTCGGCCAGCTGCCCGGTGTTTTGGAGGCGCGACAGGTGGACGGCAGCTGGCATCTGGCCCTGGCGCCCGGCGTCAGCGCCCAGGCGGTGCTCCGGGGCCTGGCTGCGGGCGATGGCTATCGGGTCGAGCGTTTCGAGTTGGCCGAGCCATCGCTGGATGACATCTTCATCACCGTGGTGCAGGGCCAGCGGACGGCTGAGGAGGCGGCCCGTGGCTAA
- a CDS encoding AAA family ATPase: MTTTIALAGKGGVGKTTLAGLIVRYLAESQPDPILAIDADPSSNLNMVLGLELGWTVGDIREDLLSQVKQSLTAGGAAMGSLPGGRTKRDYLDYEVRNAVAEGSRFDLIAMGRSEGPGCYCAVNHNLREVVDAISKHYRYVVIDNEAGMEHLSRRTTRDVQHLIVVSDPSQRGLVAAQRIAGFRHELDIDIENTWLVLNRAPRQLPAELTAFIHTLDFPLLGVVPQDADVTEFDAGGRPLVEIDGGSAVYRAVGEMMAQLLPRA; this comes from the coding sequence ATGACTACCACCATCGCCCTCGCCGGCAAAGGCGGGGTCGGCAAGACGACCCTCGCCGGCCTCATCGTTCGCTATCTGGCCGAGTCACAGCCCGACCCCATCCTGGCCATCGACGCCGACCCCAGCAGCAACCTGAACATGGTGCTGGGCCTGGAACTGGGCTGGACGGTCGGCGACATCCGTGAAGATCTGCTGTCGCAGGTCAAGCAGTCGTTGACGGCCGGCGGCGCCGCCATGGGCAGCCTGCCGGGCGGGCGCACGAAGCGCGACTATCTGGACTACGAGGTGCGCAATGCCGTGGCCGAAGGCAGCCGTTTCGATCTGATTGCCATGGGGCGCTCGGAGGGGCCGGGCTGCTATTGCGCGGTCAACCACAACCTGCGCGAGGTGGTGGACGCCATCAGCAAGCACTATCGCTACGTGGTCATCGACAACGAGGCGGGGATGGAGCACCTGAGCCGGCGGACGACGCGCGATGTGCAGCACTTGATCGTGGTTTCGGACCCCAGCCAGCGCGGGTTGGTGGCGGCGCAGCGCATCGCCGGCTTCCGCCACGAGTTGGATATCGATATCGAGAACACCTGGCTCGTGCTCAATCGCGCCCCTCGCCAGCTGCCGGCCGAGCTAACGGCCTTCATCCACACGCTCGACTTTCCCCTGCTGGGCGTCGTCCCCCAGGACGCCGATGTGACCGAGTTCGACGCCGGTGGCCGCCCGCTGGTGGAGATCGACGGTGGTTCGGCGGTGTATCGGGCGGTGGGGGAGATGATGGCGCAGCTACTGCCGCGTGCGTAA
- a CDS encoding phosphodiester glycosidase family protein translates to MINNKTPRLLAGIMLVAVCLLIPTRSQSDSEATPTYGEMTGNGAPGGQFKKQGVKYQYNLARAVMGIPAWNGSRWPVHFKVSSFILGAQEGYRVAFGGSPLIKTINGVLTWDPENEKTTYPLDRKTKAVSRTAACKTADNRWLYLVAARDVNVDSLLSFFGAVGCVAGMEFDGGMSTTLVYLGTVKERSVLFPVGGGRPIGTGLVVWRAP, encoded by the coding sequence ATGATTAACAACAAAACTCCACGCCTTCTTGCAGGCATCATGCTAGTGGCAGTCTGCCTCTTAATTCCCACGCGTTCACAATCCGACTCTGAAGCGACACCCACTTACGGCGAGATGACAGGCAATGGAGCACCAGGGGGACAATTCAAGAAACAAGGAGTCAAGTACCAGTACAACCTGGCCAGGGCAGTGATGGGCATACCTGCATGGAATGGTTCACGATGGCCGGTCCATTTCAAGGTCTCATCGTTCATTCTTGGGGCTCAGGAAGGTTATCGGGTTGCATTTGGCGGCTCACCGCTAATCAAGACTATTAACGGTGTTCTCACATGGGATCCTGAGAATGAGAAGACTACCTATCCTTTAGATCGTAAGACCAAAGCTGTTAGTCGCACGGCGGCATGTAAGACAGCTGACAATAGGTGGCTGTACCTTGTCGCAGCCCGTGATGTGAATGTTGACTCACTGCTCAGCTTCTTTGGAGCAGTAGGCTGCGTTGCCGGAATGGAATTCGATGGGGGGATGTCGACAACGTTGGTATATCTCGGTACCGTGAAGGAGCGATCCGTGCTTTTCCCCGTTGGTGGTGGACGACCGATTGGGACAGGACTCGTTGTCTGGCGTGCCCCGTAA
- the fdhF gene encoding formate dehydrogenase subunit alpha yields the protein MNNTRLVPTTCPFCGVGCQIQLNIQDDRIIRVTTDFDMAPNYGKLCVKGRFGTDFVHHPTRLKKPLIRKDIVPGQPFGKARRAVSLAADYREATWDEALDLIADQLVAIYRQSGGDALGTYCCAKATNEDNYIFQKLFRTIFGTNNVDHCSRLCHAGSVAGLMRTIGSAAMSNSIEEMETLDTFLVTGSNTTENHPVIALSLKKAVERGAKLIVVDPRHIELVDYAALWLQQRPGTDVAVFHAMANVIVSEKLYDADYIARHTEGFEAYAATLAPFTPAWAEGVSGVPAAKIRQAARMYAQAETAALYWGMGISQSTHGADNATALVNLAMMCGHLGKYGGGLNPLRGQNNVQGCSDMGGLPNVLPGYRFLTDPAVRQQFEQAWGRPIKPTPGLTAVEMVHAADRGDIRAIYVMGEDPMTSEPNLNHAHHALEKLDLLVIQDIFANETALYGHVILPAASFAEKSGTFTNTERRVQRVRPALPPPGDARPDLDILLDLARRLEARLGIHVQPGWDYAGPAEVWAEVGRLAPEFAGITYQRLEKVGIQYPCHDEDHPGTVCLFMDGVPLGKGKFWPLEFQPPVETPDEVYPLNLSTGRVLYHWHGGTLTRRSVLNDIYPEPVVEVNPVDAHAIPAVTGDLVRIASRRGEVVARVEVTDRSPIGAVFLPFHFAEAAANLLTLDALDPAAKIPDFKNTAVAITPAEEHGWKLVLQ from the coding sequence ATGAACAACACCCGCCTCGTTCCCACCACCTGCCCCTTCTGCGGCGTCGGCTGCCAGATTCAACTCAATATCCAGGATGATCGCATCATCCGCGTGACGACCGACTTCGACATGGCCCCGAACTATGGCAAGCTTTGCGTCAAGGGGCGCTTCGGCACGGATTTCGTCCATCACCCCACGCGGCTGAAGAAACCGCTGATCCGCAAGGACATCGTGCCCGGCCAACCCTTTGGCAAGGCCCGCCGCGCCGTCTCGCTGGCCGCAGACTATCGCGAGGCCACGTGGGATGAGGCGCTCGACCTGATCGCCGACCAATTGGTGGCCATCTACCGGCAGTCGGGCGGGGACGCACTGGGCACCTATTGCTGCGCCAAGGCCACCAACGAAGACAACTACATCTTCCAGAAGCTGTTCCGCACCATCTTCGGCACCAACAATGTCGATCACTGCTCGCGGCTGTGCCATGCCGGCTCGGTGGCGGGGCTGATGCGCACCATCGGCTCGGCGGCCATGTCCAACAGCATCGAGGAGATGGAGACTCTCGACACCTTCCTCGTCACCGGCTCCAACACCACCGAAAACCACCCCGTCATCGCCCTCAGCCTGAAGAAAGCGGTGGAGCGCGGGGCCAAATTGATCGTGGTTGATCCGCGCCACATCGAACTGGTCGATTATGCCGCCCTCTGGCTGCAACAGCGACCGGGGACGGATGTGGCCGTCTTCCACGCCATGGCCAACGTCATCGTCAGCGAGAAACTGTACGACGCCGACTACATCGCCAGGCATACCGAAGGCTTCGAGGCCTACGCCGCCACCCTGGCGCCCTTCACGCCCGCATGGGCCGAGGGCGTGAGCGGCGTCCCCGCCGCCAAGATCCGGCAGGCGGCGCGCATGTACGCGCAGGCAGAGACGGCGGCGCTCTATTGGGGCATGGGCATCAGCCAGAGCACGCACGGGGCCGACAACGCCACGGCGCTCGTCAACCTGGCCATGATGTGCGGGCATCTGGGCAAATACGGCGGCGGTCTGAATCCGTTGCGCGGACAGAACAACGTTCAGGGCTGCTCGGATATGGGCGGGCTGCCCAACGTCCTGCCCGGCTACCGCTTCCTCACCGACCCGGCCGTCCGTCAGCAATTCGAACAAGCCTGGGGGAGGCCGATCAAGCCCACGCCCGGCCTGACCGCGGTGGAGATGGTGCACGCCGCCGACCGCGGCGACATCCGCGCCATCTATGTCATGGGCGAAGACCCCATGACCTCGGAGCCAAACCTGAATCACGCCCATCACGCCCTGGAAAAGCTCGATTTGCTGGTGATCCAGGACATCTTCGCCAACGAGACGGCGCTGTACGGGCATGTCATCCTGCCGGCGGCCAGCTTCGCCGAGAAATCCGGCACCTTCACCAACACCGAACGCCGGGTGCAGCGAGTGCGGCCGGCCCTGCCCCCGCCCGGCGACGCTCGCCCCGACCTCGACATCCTCCTCGACCTGGCCCGCCGCCTAGAAGCGCGGCTCGGCATCCATGTGCAGCCGGGGTGGGATTACGCCGGCCCGGCCGAGGTCTGGGCCGAGGTGGGGCGGCTGGCGCCGGAATTTGCCGGCATCACCTACCAGCGGTTGGAGAAAGTCGGCATCCAGTATCCGTGCCACGATGAAGACCACCCCGGCACCGTCTGTCTGTTCATGGACGGGGTGCCGCTCGGCAAGGGCAAGTTCTGGCCGCTTGAGTTCCAGCCGCCGGTCGAGACGCCCGACGAGGTCTACCCGCTCAATCTTTCCACCGGGCGCGTGCTCTATCATTGGCACGGCGGCACGCTCACCCGCCGCTCGGTCCTCAACGACATCTACCCCGAACCCGTCGTCGAGGTCAATCCGGTCGATGCCCATGCCATCCCTGCCGTCACCGGCGACCTGGTGCGCATCGCCTCGCGGCGGGGCGAAGTGGTGGCCCGCGTCGAAGTCACCGACCGCTCGCCCATCGGCGCCGTCTTCTTGCCCTTCCATTTTGCCGAAGCCGCCGCCAACCTGCTCACGCTCGACGCACTCGACCCCGCCGCCAAAATCCCCGATTTCAAGAACACCGCCGTCGCCATCACCCCGGCCGAGGAGCACGGCTGGAAGTTGGTGCTACAATGA
- a CDS encoding type II toxin-antitoxin system HicB family antitoxin, whose amino-acid sequence MRQIVIYPGEDDYWVVECPSLPGCISQDRTKEEAIANAKEAIRLTIAVLEEDHLPVPYA is encoded by the coding sequence ATGCGACAGATCGTGATCTATCCCGGCGAGGATGATTATTGGGTGGTCGAATGCCCCAGTTTGCCGGGCTGCATCAGCCAGGATCGGACGAAAGAGGAAGCCATTGCCAACGCAAAGGAGGCTATCCGGCTCACCATCGCCGTCCTTGAGGAAGATCATCTCCCTGTTCCTTATGCTTAA
- the fdhD gene encoding formate dehydrogenase accessory sulfurtransferase FdhD, whose amino-acid sequence MLNDLPTGALPVAYHLYERGRWAEVNAAIVEETSLCIHVNGQELATYQCSPLDQEAMALGFLRSEGLIAGLEDIAVVELSGRGTCVDVWLKKEVELPQRRIKTTGCGEGVTFDDLSKARAPLNDELMVAPERIFALYEQMSRRIALYPLTRGIHASALCSPEQALIVAEDVGRHNTLDKLWGKAMQQGISVTGRIIVTTGRISSEMLGKAAKMGVGIIASRTSPTSRSTGLARAWNITVVGYLRRESMRVYSAPQRLCAPGTAAPLSVTVPPSSDLVASGVGP is encoded by the coding sequence ATGCTTAACGACCTGCCAACGGGCGCGCTTCCCGTCGCCTACCACTTGTACGAGCGCGGGCGCTGGGCGGAGGTAAATGCCGCCATCGTCGAAGAAACCTCGCTCTGTATCCACGTCAACGGGCAGGAGTTGGCAACCTACCAGTGCTCGCCCCTCGACCAGGAGGCGATGGCGCTGGGCTTTTTGCGTTCGGAAGGATTGATCGCCGGCCTCGAAGACATCGCCGTGGTCGAGCTTTCGGGCAGGGGGACGTGCGTGGATGTGTGGCTGAAGAAGGAGGTCGAGCTGCCGCAACGCCGGATCAAGACAACCGGCTGTGGCGAAGGGGTGACGTTCGATGACCTCAGCAAGGCGCGGGCGCCGTTGAACGACGAGCTCATGGTCGCGCCCGAACGGATCTTCGCCCTGTACGAACAGATGAGCAGAAGGATCGCCCTCTATCCTCTCACGCGCGGCATTCATGCTTCGGCGCTGTGCTCGCCCGAGCAGGCGCTGATCGTGGCCGAGGATGTGGGGCGGCACAACACACTGGACAAGCTGTGGGGCAAGGCCATGCAGCAGGGGATCAGCGTGACCGGCAGGATCATCGTCACCACCGGGCGGATCAGTTCCGAGATGCTTGGTAAGGCGGCCAAGATGGGCGTCGGCATCATCGCCTCGCGCACCTCGCCCACCAGCCGTTCGACCGGCCTGGCCCGCGCCTGGAATATCACGGTGGTGGGCTATCTGCGCCGCGAGAGTATGCGCGTCTATTCGGCGCCGCAGCGACTGTGCGCACCGGGGACGGCAGCGCCACTGTCAGTGACCGTGCCGCCATCATCCGACCTCGTCGCGTCTGGCGTAGGACCCTGA
- a CDS encoding tetratricopeptide repeat protein, with translation MPDQMRWLVPHTILYHHARNQQRGRLRAASMFVDISGFTQLTETLMQHAKDGAEVLTEVLNSIFHPIVQEVYDHGGFISTFAGDAFTALFPLREPEAVVHATQTAFFVSEFFARNRLVETKYGSFELGAKVGLGVGRVEWGILGQGMHAFYFRGEAVDECAASEHHASRGEIVASQMLVDKLGGQASAVAVSGGFARLLSLDAAVLPRLRRRPRPARGALAPFLLDAVIDLTQRAEFRTVASIFLAFDEPGDEKALDAFTSEVLELARRYGGYFNKMDFGDKGGVMLLLFGAPTSYEDNLARAANFLLALRGEGERAEVSWRAGLTFGTVYAGIMGGEERCEYTAIGDIVNLSARLAMHAAWGEVWASAEVRSLLAGDYDFETQGSHQFKGKGAALEVFRLLRRKEVGEKLYASPMFGRQHEMSVLHSFLAPMLERGRFAGLIYVYGEPGMGKSRLVYEVRQDLASRHALGWAYCPSEGVLRQSLNPIVYYLRGFFGQSKEQSEDENKARFGAALTGLIGRLPDNPEGAELGRELDRTRSMLGALVDLRWPGSLYETLEPKLRFENTLTALVSLMQAESRLHPLVIEIDDGQVMDADTANLLQLLTREAADFPVAFIVSARYRDDGSKFRVQVDEAVAVSEVDLNYLAANDLRAFAEQSLGEVLADDVVDLLAEKTNGNPFFIEQLALDLRERKLLVVDPGGKGLTLAPAYATEVPTTITAVLVARLDRLSAAIKQVVQTAAVLGREFELLVLSHMLRGDAEMRTKVAAATGQDIWSAVDELRYLFKHALLRDSAYDMQLRAHLRGLHQAAGEAFETVYARDLASRYVDLAYHFEQAGVVDKARRYLHQAGDQAKANYLNQMALSLFERLLALLDPHDPARAAVYEQRGEIYATIGEHDLALQQYKAALASLSANTGLAVDREAPGLYRKVGLVYMNKGEYAVAFEWMGRAERIALEAGNTEMARIHTATAAVLYRQGKATEALSRCQMGLEIAAQLNEAAEIAYGHMLRGTIHTGLGQLDEAIADYEQSLALSRNLGDLQQLTKADNSLGAVYYYKGDWERAIHHYRQSLEVAEKIGYVDQQATVSNNLGEIFIIQGRLAEAAAAFQSCLNTWRRTGFQVGVALSYWNLAQVAVMSEEWQAALDHLQRSLETLERLGARDWLTAEVYRLLAEVHLGLGKLAEAWRYADQSLEIATTQDLKLIEGNARRVQGRLHREHNRWQEAEQALLASLKLAEELGIRHEQGQALIELAHLYRAWEQTEAIDAHESTVEEILNRAITLFEELDARWHLDRARALRAEIRAIGG, from the coding sequence ATGCCTGACCAAATGCGTTGGCTTGTCCCGCACACGATCCTTTACCACCACGCCCGCAACCAGCAGCGTGGGCGTTTGCGGGCGGCCTCGATGTTCGTGGACATCTCCGGCTTCACGCAGCTGACCGAGACCCTGATGCAGCATGCCAAAGACGGAGCCGAGGTGTTGACCGAGGTGCTGAACAGCATCTTCCACCCCATCGTGCAGGAGGTTTACGACCACGGCGGCTTCATCTCCACGTTCGCTGGCGATGCCTTCACCGCCCTCTTCCCGCTGCGGGAGCCAGAAGCGGTTGTGCACGCCACCCAGACCGCCTTCTTCGTCAGCGAGTTCTTCGCCCGCAATCGGCTGGTCGAGACCAAATACGGGAGCTTCGAGCTGGGGGCCAAGGTGGGGCTGGGGGTAGGGCGGGTGGAGTGGGGCATCCTCGGTCAGGGGATGCACGCTTTCTACTTCCGCGGCGAAGCGGTGGATGAGTGTGCTGCCAGCGAACACCACGCCAGCCGCGGCGAGATCGTGGCCAGCCAGATGCTGGTGGACAAGTTGGGCGGGCAGGCGTCGGCGGTCGCTGTTAGCGGCGGTTTTGCCCGGCTGCTGAGCCTCGATGCCGCCGTTTTGCCGCGCTTGCGCCGGCGGCCCCGGCCGGCGCGAGGCGCCCTGGCCCCCTTCCTGCTCGACGCTGTCATCGATCTGACGCAGCGGGCCGAATTCCGCACTGTCGCCAGCATCTTCCTCGCCTTCGATGAACCGGGCGACGAGAAGGCTCTCGATGCCTTCACCTCAGAGGTGCTCGAACTGGCCCGCCGCTATGGCGGCTACTTCAATAAGATGGATTTTGGCGACAAGGGCGGGGTGATGTTGCTCTTGTTTGGCGCACCCACATCGTACGAAGACAATCTCGCCCGCGCCGCCAATTTCCTGCTGGCGCTGCGGGGCGAGGGGGAGCGGGCGGAGGTGAGCTGGCGGGCGGGGCTGACTTTCGGCACCGTCTATGCGGGGATCATGGGCGGTGAAGAACGCTGTGAATACACGGCCATCGGCGACATCGTCAACCTGTCGGCGCGGCTGGCCATGCACGCCGCCTGGGGCGAGGTCTGGGCCAGCGCCGAAGTGCGGTCGCTCCTGGCCGGCGACTACGACTTCGAAACCCAGGGCAGCCATCAGTTCAAGGGCAAGGGCGCGGCGTTGGAGGTCTTTCGTCTGCTCCGCCGCAAGGAAGTGGGCGAGAAACTCTATGCCTCGCCCATGTTTGGCCGCCAGCACGAGATGTCGGTTCTGCACTCGTTCCTGGCACCAATGCTGGAGCGGGGGCGCTTCGCCGGCCTGATCTACGTCTATGGCGAACCCGGCATGGGCAAGAGCCGGCTGGTGTATGAGGTCAGACAAGACCTGGCGAGCAGACATGCCCTCGGCTGGGCCTACTGCCCCAGCGAAGGCGTCCTCCGCCAATCGCTTAACCCGATCGTCTACTACCTACGCGGCTTCTTTGGCCAGTCCAAAGAGCAAAGCGAGGACGAGAACAAAGCCCGCTTCGGCGCCGCCCTGACCGGGCTGATCGGCCGGCTGCCGGACAACCCAGAGGGGGCCGAGCTGGGGCGAGAATTGGATCGCACCCGCTCGATGTTGGGCGCGCTGGTCGACCTGCGCTGGCCCGGCTCGCTCTACGAAACCCTCGAACCCAAACTGCGGTTCGAGAACACGCTCACCGCCCTCGTCAGCCTGATGCAGGCCGAGAGCCGACTGCATCCGCTGGTGATCGAGATCGACGACGGCCAGGTGATGGACGCCGACACGGCCAACCTGCTGCAACTCCTCACCCGCGAGGCGGCCGATTTTCCCGTCGCCTTCATCGTCAGCGCCCGCTACCGCGACGACGGCAGCAAGTTCCGAGTGCAAGTGGATGAAGCGGTGGCGGTGAGCGAGGTTGATCTGAACTATCTGGCCGCCAATGACCTGCGTGCTTTTGCCGAGCAGTCGCTGGGCGAAGTCCTGGCCGATGACGTAGTCGATCTGCTGGCCGAAAAAACGAACGGCAACCCCTTCTTCATCGAGCAATTGGCGCTCGACCTGCGGGAACGAAAACTGCTGGTTGTCGACCCGGGCGGGAAAGGCCTGACCCTGGCCCCGGCCTACGCCACCGAGGTCCCCACCACGATCACGGCCGTGCTGGTGGCCCGGCTCGACCGTCTCTCGGCTGCGATCAAACAGGTGGTGCAGACGGCGGCCGTGTTGGGCCGGGAGTTCGAGCTGCTGGTGCTGTCGCACATGCTGCGCGGCGACGCCGAAATGAGAACAAAGGTGGCCGCAGCAACCGGACAGGATATTTGGTCGGCGGTGGATGAACTGCGCTATCTGTTCAAGCACGCCTTGCTGCGCGATTCGGCCTACGACATGCAGTTGCGCGCCCACCTGCGCGGGCTGCACCAGGCCGCCGGCGAAGCCTTCGAGACCGTCTATGCGCGCGATCTTGCCAGCCGCTATGTCGACCTGGCCTACCACTTCGAGCAAGCGGGCGTCGTCGACAAAGCCCGGCGCTACCTGCACCAGGCCGGCGATCAGGCCAAGGCCAACTACCTGAACCAGATGGCGCTTTCGCTCTTCGAGCGGCTGTTGGCACTGCTCGACCCGCACGACCCGGCGCGGGCAGCTGTCTACGAACAGCGGGGCGAGATCTACGCCACCATCGGCGAGCACGACCTGGCCCTGCAACAGTACAAGGCGGCGCTGGCCAGCCTGAGCGCCAACACCGGCCTAGCAGTCGATCGCGAGGCGCCTGGGCTTTACCGCAAAGTCGGCCTGGTGTACATGAACAAGGGCGAGTATGCGGTGGCCTTCGAGTGGATGGGCCGGGCCGAGCGCATAGCGTTGGAAGCTGGCAATACCGAGATGGCTCGCATCCACACCGCCACCGCCGCCGTGCTCTACCGGCAAGGCAAGGCCACCGAGGCCCTGAGCCGCTGCCAGATGGGTTTGGAGATCGCCGCCCAACTGAACGAGGCGGCTGAGATCGCCTACGGCCACATGCTGCGCGGCACCATCCACACCGGGCTGGGCCAGCTCGACGAAGCCATCGCCGACTACGAGCAGAGCCTGGCCCTGAGCCGCAACCTGGGCGATTTGCAGCAACTGACGAAGGCCGACAACAGCCTCGGCGCCGTCTACTACTACAAGGGCGACTGGGAGCGCGCCATCCATCACTATCGCCAGAGCCTGGAGGTGGCCGAGAAGATCGGTTATGTCGACCAACAGGCTACCGTGTCCAACAACCTGGGCGAGATCTTCATCATCCAGGGTCGGCTGGCCGAGGCCGCCGCCGCCTTTCAGAGTTGCCTGAATACCTGGCGGCGCACTGGTTTTCAGGTGGGGGTGGCGCTCTCGTATTGGAACCTGGCCCAGGTTGCGGTCATGAGCGAGGAATGGCAGGCGGCCCTCGACCACCTGCAACGCAGCCTGGAAACGCTCGAACGTCTCGGCGCGCGCGATTGGCTGACAGCCGAGGTCTATCGGCTGCTGGCCGAGGTGCACCTGGGGTTGGGCAAACTGGCCGAGGCCTGGCGCTACGCCGATCAGTCACTCGAAATCGCGACCACACAGGACCTGAAGCTGATCGAAGGCAACGCCCGCCGCGTCCAGGGTCGCCTCCACCGCGAACACAATCGCTGGCAAGAAGCCGAACAAGCCTTGCTGGCCAGCCTGAAACTGGCCGAAGAACTGGGCATCCGCCACGAGCAAGGGCAGGCGTTGATTGAGTTGGCGCATCTCTATCGGGCCTGGGAGCAGACCGAAGCAATCGACGCCCACGAAAGCACGGTGGAGGAGATTTTGAACCGCGCCATCACGCTGTTCGAAGAACTGGACGCGCGCTGGCATCTCGACAGGGCGCGGGCCTTACGCGCAGAAATCAGGGCGATCGGAGGCTGA
- a CDS encoding Crp/Fnr family transcriptional regulator — translation MSALAILQQTPGFADLPTPDLVDLADRMSQRTFARGMIIFHKGSIGQSLYLIGSGHVRIFLLSETGREISLEVLSRGDYFGELALLDNLPRSAGALAMERTVTYTLQREDFWRLLDAHPRLALPMLTLMGKRLRQMIDYAEHLAFTDVQGRVAAKLLELAERFGETTGGASGGGGAGIDLVLPMTQGELATWVASSRESVNKVLGVFRDQRLIRLDGQHIAILDQRGLRRWLASARV, via the coding sequence ATGTCCGCGCTCGCCATCTTGCAGCAGACTCCGGGTTTCGCCGATCTGCCCACGCCCGATTTGGTCGATCTGGCAGACAGGATGAGCCAGCGCACTTTTGCACGGGGGATGATCATTTTCCATAAGGGCAGCATCGGCCAGAGCCTCTATCTGATCGGCTCCGGCCATGTACGGATTTTTCTGCTTAGCGAGACGGGTCGCGAGATTTCGCTCGAAGTTTTGTCTCGTGGCGATTACTTTGGCGAATTGGCGCTGCTAGACAATCTGCCGCGCTCGGCCGGGGCGCTGGCCATGGAGCGAACGGTGACGTATACCCTGCAGCGCGAGGATTTCTGGCGGCTGCTCGACGCCCACCCCAGGCTGGCTCTGCCGATGTTGACGCTGATGGGAAAGCGGCTTCGGCAGATGATCGACTATGCCGAGCATCTGGCCTTTACCGATGTGCAGGGTCGAGTGGCGGCCAAGCTCCTGGAGTTGGCGGAGCGCTTTGGCGAGACGACAGGTGGGGCAAGCGGCGGAGGCGGAGCGGGCATCGATCTCGTGTTGCCGATGACGCAGGGCGAGCTGGCAACCTGGGTAGCATCCAGCCGCGAGAGCGTGAACAAGGTGTTGGGAGTTTTCCGGGACCAGCGTTTGATCCGGCTGGACGGGCAGCACATCGCCATCCTCGACCAGCGCGGCCTGCGGCGGTGGCTGGCCAGCGCCAGGGTGTGA